Proteins encoded by one window of Marixanthomonas sp. SCSIO 43207:
- a CDS encoding BrxA/BrxB family bacilliredoxin has product MYPPELVKPMREDLTNIGFSELFTEEEVNQALQKEGTTLVVVNSVCGCAAANARPGARMSLQNAKKPDNLVTVFAGVDREAVDAARAQMVPFPPSSPSMALFKNGELVHMLERHHIEGRPADMIAENLKGAYDEHC; this is encoded by the coding sequence ATGTATCCACCAGAATTAGTAAAACCAATGAGAGAAGACCTTACCAATATTGGTTTTTCTGAATTATTTACTGAAGAAGAAGTTAACCAAGCTTTACAGAAAGAAGGAACCACTTTGGTTGTGGTAAATTCGGTTTGTGGATGTGCTGCTGCAAACGCTCGTCCTGGAGCTCGTATGTCGCTTCAAAACGCAAAAAAACCTGATAATCTTGTTACTGTATTTGCAGGTGTAGATCGTGAAGCTGTTGATGCAGCCAGAGCACAAATGGTACCATTTCCGCCAAGTTCACCTTCTATGGCGTTATTTAAAAATGGAGAATTGGTACACATGCTAGAACGTCATCACATTGAAGGTCGCCCGGCAGACATGATTGCCGAAAATCTTAAAGGTGCCTATGACGAGCACTGCTAA
- a CDS encoding 1-acyl-sn-glycerol-3-phosphate acyltransferase, whose amino-acid sequence MKLLAKILSYPLSVIFYLFFGLNLIVFHPIQWFCLNVFGYEAHKKSVDYFNWFILRCLNIVGTSFNVTINSSIPNNVPIIIVSNHQSMWDIPPIIWYLRKYHPKFISKIELGKGIPSISYNLKHGGSVLIDRKNPRQATGEIIKIAKYVSKHNRSVVIFPEGTRSKDGTPKPFRKTGLLTLIKKAPDAYILPVSISNSWKLQNKGMFPLPLGVRLQLVVHASLKVSDYNPEELIDEVEKQVKSSISI is encoded by the coding sequence ATGAAGTTACTCGCCAAAATATTGAGCTATCCACTTTCGGTTATTTTTTATCTTTTCTTTGGATTAAACTTAATTGTATTTCATCCTATACAGTGGTTTTGCCTTAATGTTTTTGGGTATGAAGCTCATAAAAAAAGTGTTGATTATTTTAATTGGTTTATTTTACGATGTTTAAATATTGTTGGTACTTCATTTAATGTTACCATAAATAGCAGCATCCCTAATAATGTTCCTATAATTATTGTTTCAAACCACCAAAGTATGTGGGATATACCGCCTATAATTTGGTATTTACGGAAATATCACCCCAAGTTTATTTCAAAAATTGAATTAGGGAAAGGTATTCCTTCAATTTCGTATAACTTAAAGCACGGCGGAAGCGTATTAATAGATCGTAAAAATCCCAGACAAGCTACGGGAGAAATCATTAAAATTGCCAAATACGTTTCAAAACATAACCGAAGTGTTGTTATTTTTCCTGAAGGCACACGCAGTAAAGACGGTACCCCAAAACCTTTCAGAAAAACCGGTTTGTTAACCTTGATTAAAAAAGCGCCAGATGCATATATTTTACCGGTAAGCATAAGTAATTCTTGGAAACTACAAAACAAAGGTATGTTTCCACTTCCATTAGGTGTGCGCCTACAGTTAGTTGTTCACGCTTCTCTAAAAGTATCAGACTACAACCCTGAGGAATTAATTGATGAAGTTGAAAAACAAGTAAAATCAAGTATTTCAATATAA